A region of bacterium DNA encodes the following proteins:
- a CDS encoding helix-turn-helix transcriptional regulator — protein sequence MNEDPKAIPVAAMVESIIGCKWSVILLGLLADGCTRPSALLRACPGLSAKVMNERLRKMTRFGIARRTVYGEKPPVEVEYALTPFGRRFMAILLEVRRLQKAVDRDAIAADDSGAGTAMAPKQGP from the coding sequence ATGAACGAAGATCCGAAGGCGATTCCCGTCGCGGCCATGGTGGAGAGCATCATCGGCTGCAAGTGGTCCGTGATCCTCCTCGGGCTCCTGGCCGACGGCTGCACCCGGCCCAGTGCCCTGCTGAGAGCCTGCCCGGGCCTTTCGGCGAAGGTCATGAACGAGCGGCTGCGGAAGATGACGCGCTTCGGGATCGCCCGCCGCACCGTCTACGGCGAGAAGCCGCCCGTCGAAGTCGAGTACGCGCTGACGCCGTTCGGACGCCGTTTCATGGCCATTCTGCTCGAAGTGCGCCGTCTCCAGAAGGCTGTCGATCGGGACGCGATCGCGGCCGACGACAGCGGCGCAGGAACCGCCATGGCACCGAAGCAAGGCCCCTGA
- a CDS encoding conjugal transfer protein TraF — protein sequence MKQKAVFYHAGCPVCVSAGQSVLGALDTSRFEVEVVHLGTAKGRLSEAETLGIKSVPALALNGQVFHINFGASLADLK from the coding sequence ATGAAGCAGAAGGCCGTCTTCTACCACGCCGGGTGCCCTGTGTGCGTCAGCGCCGGGCAGTCCGTGCTCGGAGCGCTGGACACGAGCCGCTTCGAAGTCGAGGTCGTTCACCTCGGTACCGCCAAGGGCCGGCTCTCCGAAGCCGAGACGCTGGGCATCAAGTCGGTCCCCGCACTGGCGCTGAACGGCCAGGTGTTCCACATCAACTTCGGGGCGAGCCTGGCCGATCTCAAGTGA
- a CDS encoding transposase — MAMGKRRRERQGEIWLPAAAIALVPGHPFYERLNALLGPQDFGGFVEGECRAFYAERLGRPSLPPAIYFRLLPVGYFEGIDSERGIAWRLADSLSLRAFCGYALTETTPDHSTLSRNRRLIAVETHQAVFAWELKRLAEAGLVRGGAIGIDATTLEANAALRSLVRRDTGEGYTEYLQGLAAASGIRTPTRAALARLDRRRKGKASNDDWQNPHDPDARITKLKDGRTHLAHKAEHAVDLETEAVLAVTLQPGDRGDSASLPETLGQTLEHPAMLAQDEGSPVSAHLVARLVMDKGYHSNATVMLTEALGIRSCCSEPARGRRHWTGQVAAQRAVHANRRRIRGERGKQLLHKRGEYLERPFAHCYETGGLRRLHLRGLENALKRQLIHVAGFNLGLLLRRLLGSGKPRTAGGRAAALRVSLDRRRSTANAHSRLYPLLNRLRLPARNSAPLRPIAGWSCCRPFSATGC, encoded by the coding sequence CAGGACTTCGGTGGCTTCGTCGAGGGCGAGTGCCGTGCCTTCTATGCCGAGCGGCTGGGGCGCCCCTCACTGCCACCGGCCATCTACTTTCGCCTGCTGCCGGTCGGCTACTTCGAGGGCATCGACTCGGAGCGGGGCATCGCCTGGCGTCTCGCGGACTCGCTCTCGCTGCGGGCCTTCTGCGGTTACGCACTAACGGAGACGACGCCGGACCACTCGACGCTCAGCCGCAATCGACGCCTGATCGCAGTAGAGACGCACCAGGCGGTCTTCGCCTGGGAGCTGAAGCGGCTGGCGGAGGCCGGGCTGGTGCGGGGCGGGGCGATCGGGATCGACGCGACGACGCTGGAAGCGAACGCCGCGCTGCGGAGCCTGGTGCGCCGGGACACGGGCGAGGGGTACACGGAGTACCTGCAGGGGCTGGCGGCGGCCTCGGGGATCCGGACGCCGACGCGGGCCGCGTTGGCGCGGCTGGACCGGCGCCGCAAGGGCAAGGCCTCGAACGACGACTGGCAGAACCCGCACGATCCGGACGCGCGGATCACGAAGCTGAAGGATGGGCGGACGCACCTGGCGCACAAGGCCGAGCACGCGGTGGATCTGGAGACGGAGGCGGTGCTGGCGGTGACGCTGCAGCCGGGAGACCGCGGCGACAGCGCGAGCCTGCCGGAAACCTTGGGCCAGACGCTGGAGCACCCGGCGATGCTGGCGCAAGACGAGGGATCGCCGGTGTCGGCGCACCTGGTAGCGCGGCTGGTCATGGACAAGGGCTACCACAGCAACGCGACGGTGATGCTCACCGAGGCGCTGGGGATACGCAGCTGCTGCAGCGAGCCTGCTCGCGGCCGCCGGCACTGGACGGGACAAGTGGCAGCGCAACGGGCCGTGCACGCGAACCGCCGGCGGATCCGGGGAGAGCGTGGGAAGCAGCTCCTGCATAAGCGCGGCGAATACCTCGAGCGCCCCTTCGCGCACTGCTACGAGACGGGTGGCTTGCGGCGACTCCACCTGCGCGGCTTGGAGAACGCGCTCAAACGGCAGCTGATCCATGTGGCGGGCTTCAATCTGGGGCTGCTGCTGCGCCGGCTGCTGGGCAGCGGCAAGCCGAGGACGGCCGGAGGCCGCGCTGCGGCCTTGAGGGTCTCGCTGGATCGCCGCCGCTCCACTGCGAATGCTCATTCTCGCCTGTATCCGCTGCTGAATCGGCTCCGGCTGCCTGCACGCAACTCAGCACCGCTCCGGCCGATCGCCGGCTGGAGTTGCTGCAGACCCTTTTCTGCCACGGGCTGCTAA
- a CDS encoding DUF937 domain-containing protein yields MGAFQKKGLGDMIAGWISTGPNPPVSAAQVTDVLGQDTLRQFASKAGVSLADAGSLLAGPLPAAVDHLTTDGKVPETNALEGLLGSLLSKPGR; encoded by the coding sequence GTGGGCGCCTTCCAGAAGAAGGGCCTTGGCGACATGATCGCGGGCTGGATTTCGACGGGACCAAACCCGCCGGTCTCCGCCGCGCAGGTGACGGATGTCCTTGGCCAGGACACTCTCCGGCAGTTCGCGAGCAAGGCGGGCGTTTCGTTGGCGGACGCCGGTTCACTGCTCGCCGGGCCCCTGCCAGCCGCGGTCGATCACCTGACCACGGACGGGAAGGTCCCGGAGACCAACGCGCTGGAGGGCCTGCTTGGCTCGCTTCTCTCCAAGCCGGGGCGGTAG